The proteins below are encoded in one region of Lactuca sativa cultivar Salinas chromosome 3, Lsat_Salinas_v11, whole genome shotgun sequence:
- the LOC111916857 gene encoding transcription factor MYB17, with the protein MGRAPCCEKTGLKRGPWTQEEDELLIEYIKKNGHGSWRSLPKLAGLLRCGKSCRLRWTNYLRPDIKRGPFSPEEEKLVIQLHAILGNRWAAIAAQIPGRTDNEIKNLWNTHLRKRLLSIGIDPQTHEPTAISGPLKRPPASPSTRHMAQWESARLEAEARLSMESSLLLSPSITNKRINNTANADYFLRIWHSEVGNSFRSMNKVVCSSPASQASVSGTTMETVHKPELESELKFEGKSGHFYTGITHSSSSDEVEDSSDTALQLFFDFPGQNDMSFLEAHFN; encoded by the exons ATGGGGAGAGCACCTTGTTGTGAGAAGACAGGATTGAAGAGAGGGCCATGGACTCAAGAAGAAGACGAACTGTTGATTGAGTATATCAAGAAGAACGGCCATGGAAGCTGGCGATCTCTACCAAAACTCGCTG GTTTGCTCCGGTGTGGTAAGAGTTGTCGGCTCCGGTGGACAAACTACCTTCGACCAGACATCAAGCGCGGTCCCTTTAGCCCCGAAGAAGAAAAACTCGTCATTCAACTGCATGCCATTCTCGGCAATCG ATGGGCTGCAATTGCAGCCCAAATACCAGGAAGAACAGATAACGAGATCAAGAATTTATGGAACACTCACTTGCGAAAACGTCTTCTTTCCATCGGAATCGACCCACAAACCCACGAGCCGACCGCCATATCGGGCCCGCTAAAACGACCGCCGGCCTCCCCGTCCACCCGCCACATGGCGCAATGGGAGAGTGCCAGGCTGGAGGCCGAAGCACGTCTTTCAATGGAATCGTCTCTACTTTTAAGCCCATCGAtaacaaacaaaagaatcaacAACACCGCTAATGCCGACTATTTTCTCCGGATTTGGCATTCCGAAGTCGGGAACTCATTTAGAAGCATGAATAAGGTTGTGTGTTCTAGTCCGGCTTCACAAGCCTCGGTTTCCGGGACGACTATGGAAACGGTACACAAACCGGAATTGGAATCGGAATTGAAATTTGAGGGTAAAAGCGGACATTTCTACACTGGAATCACACATTCCTCGAGCTCGGATGAAGTTGAGGATTCGTCGGATACCGCGTTACAGTTGTTTTTTGATTTCCCTGGTCAAAATGATATGAGCTTCTTGGAAGCACATTTCAATTAA
- the LOC111916850 gene encoding K(+) efflux antiporter 2, chloroplastic, producing MDISCSFQIRGSEGTSYRALKQLTVRSRYDYKLFGNTRLVFVGPRKKLKKLILSSHSGGELKSCLWSYSKPKSTVCILKTSRGVKVACQGNDSIAYIDGTERDVDFIESSSEENPTGDTNFDPEKLNDEGEDEETENPSVDELKKVLQKALKELEIAQLNSTMFEEKAQRVSEAAIALKDEASSAQDSVNSTLLLIEEITNEEIAANEAVQRAAMALSLSEARLTLALDSLEVAKERTSMENESEEKNLNPLREEEEAVFIAQEDIRECLLTLANCEGALSQLQNRTDGLEREVETLKDLAKKAEMEALRAEEDVANIMLLAEEAVAFELEATKRVNDAEIALQKAEKLLPISPVDTSESLNEDSMGEDDKGIQGNSVEIIVDGSIEGSSTTEDVIDSQMFEESRFSDESEQENGKPSLPSKEMEYEAEKTKSQTKKPETQKDLTKDTSPLNSSKTLLKKSSRFFSASFFSSAEDDTEFTPTSFFQWLIDSTRSQIPKLVLGSMLLAAGFAFYAKREERIHQLFQQPDIITTSIDEVSSNAKPLVKQIRKLPMRVKKLIAMLPHQEMNEEEASLLDILWLLLASVIFVPIFQKLPGGSPVLGYLTAGILIGPYGLSIIRNVHATKAIAEFGVVFLLFNIGLELSVERLSSMKKYVFGLGSAQVLATAVVVGMVAHFVCGQLGPAAIVIGNGLALSSTAVVLQVLQERGESTSRHGRATFSVLLFQDLAVVVLLILIPLISPNSSKGGIGFQAIAEALGLAAVKALVAISAIIAGGRLLLRPIYKQIAEMQNAEIFSANTLLVILGTSLLTARAGLSMALGAFLAGLLLAETEFSLQVESDIAPYRGLLLGLFFMTVGMSIDPKLLVSNFPVIMGILGLLLVGKTILVAVVGRLFGVSLISAIRVGLLLAPGGEFAFVAFGEAVNQGIMTSQLSSLLFLVVGISMAITPWLAAGGQLIASRFEQQDVRSLLPVESETDDLQDHIIICGFGRVGQIIAQLLSERLIPFVALDVRSDRVAVGRALDLPVYFGDAGSREVLHKIGAERACAAAITLDTPGANYRTVWALSKYFPNVKTFVRAHDVDHGLNLEKAGATAVVPETLEPSLQLAAAVLAQAKLPMSEIAATINEFRTRHLSELTELCETSGSSLGYGFSRVVIKPKSQTSDFIDDSQVNEGTLAA from the exons ATGGATATTTCATGTAGTTTTCAAATCCGTGGCAGTGAAGGTACTAGTTATAGAGCATTAAAGCAGCTAACTGTGCGCTCAAGGTATGATTACAAATTGTTTGGCAACACACGGctcgtgtttgttgggcctagaaAGAAGTTAAAGAAATTGATTTTGTCTAGTCATAGTGGAGgtgagttgaaaagttgtttgtgGAGTTATAGTAAACCGAAATCCACTGTCTGTATACTTAAGACATCAAGAGGAGTTAAAGTAGCATGTCAAGGAAATGATTCAATTGCATATATAGATGGGACAGAGAGGGATGTTGATTTTATTGAGAGTAGCAGTGAAGAGAACCCAACAGGGGACACTAATTTTGATCCAGAAAAGTTAAATGACGAGGGGGAAGATGAGGAAACAGAAAACCCAAgtgttgatgaattaaagaaAGTGTTGCAGAAGGCACTTAAGGAGTTGGAGATTGCTCAACTTAACAGTACCATGTTTGAAGAAAAGGCTCAAAGGGTATCAGAAGCAGCAATAGCACTAAAAGATGAAGCTTCAAGTGCTCAAGATAGTGTCAATTCAACTTTGCTTTTGATTGAAGAGATTACAAATGAAGAGATTGCTGCTAATGAAGCTGTTCAGAGAGCTGCAATGGCACTATCATTGTCTGAGGCTAGGCTTACATTGGCTCTTGATTCGCTAGAAGTTGCTAAAGAAAGAACAAGTATGGAAAATGAAAGTGAAGAAAAAAATTTAAATCCATtgagagaagaagaggaagctgtCTTTATTGCTCAAGAAGATATAAGAGAGTGTCTTTTGACTTTGGCAAACTGTGAAGGAGCATTGTCTCAGTTGCAGAATAGGACAGATGGGTTGGAAAGAGAAGTGGAAACGCTTAAAGATCTTGCAAAGAAAGCAGAGATGGAAGCTTTGAGAGCTGAAGAGGATGTGGCAAATATAATGCTTTTAGCAGAGGAAGCTGTTGCTTTTGAACTCGAGGCTACAAAACGTGTTAATGATGCTGAAATTGCATTGCAGAAAGCTGAGAAATTGCTTCCCATCTCCCCTGTGGATACCTCTGAAAGTTTAAATGAGGATTCAATGGGTGAGGATGATAAGGGCATTCAAGGAAATTCTGTGGAGATAATTGTTGATGGATCTATTGAGGGTTCTTCCACCACTGAAGATGTAATAGATAGCCAAATGTTTGAAGAGTCGAGATTTTCTGATGAGAGTGAACAAGAGAATGGGAAACCAAGTTTACCATCTAAAGAGATGGAATATGAGGCAGAAAAGACGAAAAGTCAAACAAAAAAGCCAGAAACACAGAAGGATTTGACCAAGGACACCTCACCATTAAATTCTTCTAAAACATTGTTGAAGAAGTCCTCCCGTTTCTTTTCAGCATCGTTTTTCTCTTCTGCAGAGGATGATACCGAGTTTACTCCTACTTCATTTTTTCAATGGCTAATTGATTCCACAAGATCACAAATACCTAAACTTGTGCTTGGCTCTATGCTTCTTGCTGCAGG TTTTGCTTTTTATGCTAAACGGGAAGAAAGAATCCATCAGCTATTTCAACAACCTGACATTATCACCACAAGTATTGATGAAGTTTCATCAAATGCTAAGCCATTGGTCAAACAAATAAGGAAATTACCAATGAGAGTCAAAAAGCTTATTGCGATGCTTCCTCATCAAGAG ATGAATGAAGAAGAAGCTTCCCTGTTGGACATTCTATGGTTATTACTTGCCAGTGTTATCTTTGTTCCTATATTCCAGAAACTTCCTGGAG GCAGTCCTGTTCTTGGGTATCTGACTGCTGGCATCTTGATTGGACCATATGGTCTTTCAATTATACGCAATGTACATGCTACAAAAGCAATAGCTGAATTCGGAGTTGTTTTCTTGCTTTTCAATATCGGTCTTGAG CTTTCTGTTGAAAGGCTGAGTTCCATGAAGAAATATGTTTTTGGATTAGGTTCTGCTCAG GTCTTGGCGACAGCTGTTGTTGTTGGAATGGTTGCCCATTTTGTTTGTGGACAGCTAGGGCCTGCTGCAATTGTCATTGGTAATGGCCTGGCACTATCTTCCACTGCTGTTGTCCTCCAG GTATTGCAGGAACGAGGTGAGAGCACATCACGCCATGGACGAGCTACATTCTCTGTTTTACTTTTTCAA GACTTGGCCGTTGTTGTTTTGCTGATTCTCATACCTCTTATTTCACCAAATTCGTCAAAAGGAGGG ATTGGCTTCCAAGCAATTGCTGAAGCTCTTGGATTGGCTGCTGTGAAGGCACTTGTTGCTATTAGCGCCATTATTGCTGGAGGACGCTTG TTGCTTCGACCAATTTACAAGCAAATTGCAGAGATGCAGAATGCAGAAATATTCTCTGCAAATACTCTCCTGGTTATCCTGGGAACTAGTCTCCTTACTGCGAGG GCTGGGCTTTCCATGGCACTAGGAGCATTTTTGGCTGGTTTGCTACTTGCAGAAACTGAATTCtctttgcaagttgaatcagATATTGCTCCATATCGTGGCCTTCTATTAGGCCTCTTCTTCATGACG gttgGAATGTCAATTGATCCAAAACTTCTAGTTTCAAACTTTCCTGTTATTATGGGGATTTTAGGGCTTCTGCTTGTTGGGAAGACAATACTTGTGGCTGTAGTTGGTAGGCTTTTTGGTGTCTCATTGATATCTGCAATCAGAGTTGGTCTTCTACTTGCACCTGGTGGAGAATTTGCATTTGTGGCCTTTGGTGAAGCTGTCAATCAG GGTATAATGACTTCTCAGTTGTCTTCTTTGCTATTTCTTGTGGTGGGGATTTCAATGGCTATCACACCATGGTTAGCTGCTGGAGGCCAATTAATAGCATCTCGTTTTGAGCAGCAAGATGTCCGTAGTCTATTACCTGTAGAAAGTGAG ACGGATGATTTGCAGGATCATATCATTATATGTGGTTTTGGACGTGTAGGCCAG ATCATTGCCCAGCTTCTTTCTGAAAGGCTGATTCCATTTGTTGCTCTTGACGTGAGGAG TGATCGAGTAGCAGTGGGACGTGCACTTGACCTTCCTGTATACTTTGGTGATGCTGGTAGTCGAGAG gttcttcataaAATTGGGGCAGAAAGGGCCTGTGCTGCAGCAATAACTTTGGATACACCTGGTGCAAATTATAGAACTGTTTGGGCTCTCAGCAAATACTTCCCCAATGTGAAGACTTTTGTGCGTGCTCATGATGTTGATCATGGACTCAATTTGGAGAAAGCTGGAGCAACAGCG GTTGTGCCAGAGACTTTAGAACCAAGTTTACAGCTAGCAGCTGCTGTTCTTGCACAA GCTAAATTACCAATGTCCGAAATAGCTGCCACAATCAATGAGTTTAGAACACGTCACCTCTCAGAACTAACCGAG CTATGTGAAACTAGTGGAAGCTCTCTTGGATACGGGTTTTCTCGTGTTGTTATAAAACCTAAatcccaaacttcagattttaTCGATGATAGCCAAGTCAATGAAGGAACACTCGCagcataa